Within Kineothrix sp. MB12-C1, the genomic segment GTCAAGCTTTGGAAACTTAATTGCGACAGAAAGCAAAGAGAAGCAATATCTGATGTTTCGTATATATCGCTTTTTCGCTTGTTGGATCTATGGATTTTCAGCGATTGGTTTCTATCTTCTTCTAACGCCCCTCATTACTCTTTGGGTGGGAGAAGCACGTATTCTCAGTGACTTAGTCATTGGCTGTATTATGATTGATTATTATTTTAAAGGAGAGCGTATTGTACTCTCCAATTATAAGACAGCGGCAGGTGTATTTGAGCAGGATAAATATTTACCATTAATTCAAGGTGTGGTGAATCTTGTGATTTCTATTGTACTTGTGAACAAAATGGGGCTTGTAGGAATCTATATCGGTACGATTATTTCAGGGATTCTTGCAAATTTGATTAGGCCGTTTATTATTTATAGAGTATGTTTCGATAAAAGTACCGTTGCCTATTTTGGGGATTCTTTTAAATATATCGGAACGAACATTGCAGCACTTTTGCTTTTGTTGATGATAAAGAACGCTGTAATGACCGAAGTATCTATTATACTCTTTTTAGCGATGGCAGTTATTATTACCATTGTATTTAATAGTTTGTTTTTACTTATCTTCGGCAGATGTGAAGAATTTAAATATATATGCAATCTTATGATTGGAAAGAAAAGAAAGTTATTGAACAGGGGAAAACCTTCTGATTGATATGCGTGCTGGAGCATGCAGATGGGAGCCGGGAATGACGGAACAAATTAAGAGAATGGAAAAAGAGGCGAGGCAGCAGTTGCTTCACTATCATGAAAAAGGCATTCCTCAGACAGTGAAAAACCTCATAAAAAAGACGGCGGGACGTTATGTGCCGCCGAATGACCTGATTTTCTGGCCGACAGGACTGCTCGCTAACGTGCTTATGGAAAGTTATGAGATGTGGGAAGATAAGGAAGCGGTTCTTATGGCGCTGACTACTTATTTTGACCGATGGATCGATAAGGGAATGCCTATTTATTATATGGATGATATATTATGCGGTGTCGGACTTATCGATATATATAAAATGACTGGGAAAGAAATATACCGGATGGCGGCACATAAGATGGCAGAATTTCTGTATCAAATGGAAGAGAAGGACGCGGACCGGGCAGGAAATCTTCCTTACCGCCCGACTCAAAAGAATTATCATATCTATGTGGACGGAATAGGAATGATCTGTCCGTTTCTTTGTAAATACGGGGTGGAGTTTGGAGAAGAGAGAGCGATACATCTCGCTATGAAGCAGATAAAGAATATGCTGTCTTATGGAATGGATGAAAAACTCGGATTACCATATCACGGTTATATGTATGAAAGTAAGGTGAAATATGGTATTA encodes:
- a CDS encoding glycoside hydrolase family 88 protein translates to MTEQIKRMEKEARQQLLHYHEKGIPQTVKNLIKKTAGRYVPPNDLIFWPTGLLANVLMESYEMWEDKEAVLMALTTYFDRWIDKGMPIYYMDDILCGVGLIDIYKMTGKEIYRMAAHKMAEFLYQMEEKDADRAGNLPYRPTQKNYHIYVDGIGMICPFLCKYGVEFGEERAIHLAMKQIKNMLSYGMDEKLGLPYHGYMYESKVKYGIIGWGRAVGWLLLGMAGTLKFLPAGYGGSEEIVNAFRKLIYSTSSYQKENGAFAWQLQAMEGPEDSSATAMIAQAILTGIQCGIMDNDSMCRELTRKAGEYLSKCEKDGQVYHCSGECLGFSQYPQVYGAYPWSLGPGLAVLLGTKMEDYNQL